DNA from Deinococcus radiopugnans ATCC 19172:
CGTCTCCTGCAAAGGCTTCCAGGCGCTCCAGCGGCACGGCGACACTTAATGTGCGGGACTCGCCGGGCTTGAGGGCGGCCCGGACGACGCCCACTGGACGCCGAACCGCCTCTAAGGTTCCAGCGGGCGGCAGGCTGGCCGTCACGATGTAGGTGCCGGTGCCCGTCGCCTTCCCCGTGTTTTGTACGGTGACGCTGACCCTCACGCCGTCTGCGGTGACTACCGCCTGTCCGTCCGTGGTGCGGAAGGAGGTGTAGTCGCGCCCGAAACCCAACGGATACAGCGGCAGCGGCGCCTCCCCCGCTCCTTCGGGTGGGCGGTCTGCGGTCAGGCCCACCTCGCCCAGGGTGCCGGGCCAGGTGAACGGCAGGCGGCCCGGAAACCCGGCGCGGCCATACAGCGCGTCGGCGAGGGCGGCGCCGCCCTCGCTGCCGGGCAGGTAGGCCATCACGAAGGCGGACAGGCGGCTCTGGAGATCTTCGGGCAGCAGGATCGGCCGGCCCGCCATCAGCACCAGCACCACCGGTTTGCCGGTGCCCAGCACGTCGCGCAGCAGCTGCACCTGCGCGGGCGGCAGCGCCAGCGTGGGATTGTTGGCCTGGCTCTCGGCTGCGGGGGCCTCGCCCAGCGCCACGACGATGGTGTCGGCATTCGCGGCGGCTTTCAGCAGTGCCTCGCGTTTGCCGTCGGGCAGGGCGCTGACGGTCACGCCCACTGGGGCAGTGGCTTTCAGGGCGGTCGCCAGCGTACTGACTTTCGGGACGTCCGGCACGTTGCCCTTGCCCACGCCCTGCCAGTTCACGCTCCAGCCGCCGAGCCCAATGGCCGCGCTGTCCATCGCCGGGCCGGTCACCAGTACGCGGCCCTTCCGGAGCGGCAGACTCTGGTCATTTTCCAGCAGCGTCAGCGTCTCGGCGGCGGCCCGCCGCGCCAGCGCCCGGTGATCGGTCAGGACGCCGCCCCCCGCCGGGCGGGCGTCCATCAGCCCCAGTCCGGCCTTGAAGGTCAGCACCCGCAATGCCGCCTCGTCCAGCCGGGCGGGGGACACCTGACCGCCCTCTACCGCCTCTTTCAGGGCCGCCGCGTACTGCTCCACGTCGTTGGGCACCATATACAGGTCAATGCCGGCATTGACGCTGGCGGCCGTGGCCCTGACCAGATCGGCGTGTGTCCGGTACACCGTCACCAGCCGGTCGATGTCGTTCCAGTCGCTGACCACCAGGCCTTTAAACCCCAGTTCACCGCGCAGCAGATCCGTCAGGATGGCGTTGGAGGCGTGAACCGGAATGCCGTTGACGCTGCCGCTGTTCGCCATCACCGACATCGCCCCGGCCTGGATGCCCGCCTTGAACGGGGGCAGATACAGCTCGTGCAGGGCCTTCTGGCTGATCTCGGCGTCGGCCCGGTCACGGCCCAACCCCGGCGAACCGTAGCCCACGAAATGCTTGAGGGTGGTGGCCACCCCACCCGCCTGCAGGCCCGTCACCGCCGCCGCCACCTGATCGGCCACCAGCCACGGCGACTCGCCGAAGGTCTCGTAGAAGCGGCCCCAGCGCGGATCGCGGCCCAGATCGGCCACCGGGCTGAAGTTCCAGTCCATGTTCATGGCCCGCATGTCCTGGGCGGTGGCGCGGGCGATCTCCCCCGTCAGCGCCGGGTCAAAGGCCGCGCCCAGCCCCAGGTTGTGCGGGTACAGCGTCGCGCCCGGCACGTTATTGACGCCATGCACCGCGTCGGTGCCGAACACGGCGGGCACGCTACCGGGCAGGGTCTGACGGCCCAGTGCGTCCAGCCCGCGCAGGGCGTCGGCCCAGCCGCGCGGCGTGTTGGGCTGCGGGGCGTCGCCCCCCCCGTTCAGTGTCGCGCCGGGCCGGAGCCGGGAAAAAATGTCGCCCGCGTTCGGTGCCACCGGCCCGCTACGCCCGCCCTCCAGAAAGCGGAAGAGGTGCGCCATGCTGACCTGCCCGATCTTCTCGTCCAGCGTCAGGGTGTCCAGCACGGCACGGGCGCGGGTTTCGGCCTCCGCACCGGTCAGTCGGGGCACGGCCTGTGCGCCCACCACGCCGGCCAGCACCAAAGCCGCCGTCAACAGCCGCCTCATGCCCTCTCCAGGTACTCGGCCCAGTGGAACTCGGCCGCCCGGCTGCGCCCGCTCAGATCCTGGCAGGTCAGGGCCAGAAACGTGCCGGTGAAGCTCAGGCCGCCGCAGTGCTCGTCGCTCAGGAGGCCCGCGCTCAACCTGTCGCCGACTTGTTGCCAGTCCTCGCCGCCCACGCGGTACTCGAACCAGAATTGCCCACCCGCGTACACGATGCCCAACTCCACGGGATCGACGTCGCCCACGGCCACTTCTTCCGAAAGCAGTTCGCGGTACTCGCCGTTCTCGCTTTGCAGCAGGGCCAGCGTGCGGCCCAGAGTTTCGTCGCGGCTCAGACGCAGGTAGACCCAGTTGCGGGAGTCGTAGTACGCGCAGACGCCGGCCATCTGCTGAAAATCTTCGGGCTCGAAGCTGAGGGCGGTGCGGAAGCGGGCCTCCAGCGCCTGCAACCGGCGGCCCACCAGCGCCAGCCGGTGCCGGCTGTTCAGCGACTCATGCCCGATCAGCTTCAGGCGCTGTCCGGTCAATTCCACCCCCACCAGCTCAGCCGGCGCGCGCAGGGTCATCCACTCGGGGCGCAGTTCAGGGCCGTCGAACTCGTCGCGGGCGGGTGGCTGCGGCCACGGCTGAGGCGGCAGCGCAGGCAGTTCGGCCTGAAGCTGTGGATGGTGTCCGCCAGAAGCCAGTCTGGGCCAGTCGTCCTCACCCCAGACCAGCGATTGCAGCGCCGTCTCGCGGCCCAGCGGACACTCGCCCCGCTCGCTCAGGGGCCGCCCACACAGATACGCCAGCACCCATGACCCGTCCGGCGTGTTGGTGAAGCTGGCATGCCCGCTCTTCTGGATGGGCAGCCCCGGCGCGTCCACGGCGGTCAGCACCGGATTGTCGGGATGCACCTCGTAGGGGCCGTGAAGGCTGCGCGAGCGGGCCAGCGTGACGGCATGCTCGTAACTCGTGCCGCCCTCCGCCGTCAGCAGGTAGTACCAGCCGCCCCGGCGGAACAGGTGCGGGGCCTCGGTCACCCCCAGTTGGGTGCCCTGGAAGATGACCTCGCGCGGGCCGATGAGCCGCCGCCCGGCTGGGCTGTACTCCTGCAACACGATGCCCGAAAACGCATTGCGCCCCGCCCGGTGATCCCAGCGCATGTTCACCAGCCACTTGCGCCCGTCGCCGCCGCTGTCCACGATGGTGCTGCCGTCCGTGTCGTGGAACAGGCTGGGGTCAAAGCCGCTGGAATTGAGGTAGACCGGCTCAGACCAAGGCCCCTCGATGTGCTCGGCGGTGGTCAGGGAATTGTGGCTGTCCTTGAACACCTCGCGGCTGCCCCAGCTTTTGACGTCGGTGTAGATCAGGTGGAAACGCTCGCCGTCGTGGGACAGCGCCGGAGCCCACACCCCGCCGGAATCGGCGTTGCCGCGCATGTCCAGCAGGGCCGTGCGCGCCAGGGGCTGCGCGATAGGCCGCCAGTTCACCAGATCGCGCGAGTGGTAGACCGCCACGCCGGGGAACCACTGGAAGGTGCTGGTGGCGAGGTAATAGTCCTCGCCCACCCGCACGATGCTGGGATCAGGATGGAAGCCGCGCAGCACCGGATTGGTGACGGTCACGCCCGTCTGGGTCGGAGGCTCCACCGCCCTCACGGTCATGCGGGCTGGCCCTCCTGGGCGCGGGCCAGGAAATCGCGGTACCAGCGGCCCGACGCCTTGAGGGTGCGCGCCTGCGTCTCGAAGTCCACGTGCACGATGCCGAAGCGCTTGTCGTAGCCCTCGGCCCACTCGAAGTTGTCCATCAGTGACCACGCGAAATACCCGGCCATCTTCGCGCCTCCGGTGATGGCCGCTCCCAGCGCGGCGAGGTGCTGCTGGAAGTAGCGGGTGCGCTCCTCGTCGTGCACGGTGCCGTCCTCGGCCACGGTGTCGGGATACGTCGCGCCGTTCTCGGTGATGTAGAGGGCGGGCGGGTTGTAGTCGCGCTGCAGCCGCAGCATCAGATCGGTCAGGCTCTGCGGGGCCACCTCCCAGTCGAAGCCGGTGTACTCGCTGCCCTCCACGCGCAGTTGCCGGACGTCCAGAAAACCCTCGCCGGGCGCGTCAGCCACCACGCTGCGTGAGTACATGTTGACGCCCAGGAAGTCGGTGGGTGCGCCGATAGTCTCCAGATCGCTGCCCCTCACCAGCCCCTGCGCCTGCGGGCTGGCCGCGCCCAGCCGTTCCACCATGTCCTGTGGGTAGCCGCGCCCGAACACCGGATCCAGGTACCAGCGGTTGGCGAAGCCGTCCTGCCGCCACGCGGCGGCCTGGTCTTCAGGTGAACCCGTGGCCGGATACGCCGCCGCCAGATTCAACGTGATGCCCGCCTTTGCGCCGGGCACGTTGGCCCGGATGGCCTGCAGCGCCAGCCCGTGCGCCAGCAGCAGGTGGTGCGAGGCGGCAAAACTCTCGGCCAGATCGGTGTGGCCCGGCGCGTGAACGCCGTTGCCGTAGCCCATGAAGGCGGCCACCCACGGCTCGTTGATGGTGATCCAGTGCTTCACGCGGTCACCCAGCGCGTCCGTCACCACCGCCGCGTAGTCGCCCAGCGCCAGCGCTGTGTCGCGTTTGGGCCAGCCGCCCGCGTCCTGCAAGACCTGCGGCAGGTCCCAGTGGTACAGCGTCAGCCACGGCGTGATGCCCCGCGCCAGCAGGCCGTCCACCAGCCGCGAGTAGAAGTCCAGCCCGGCCGGGTTGGGGGTGCCGCGTCCCTCCGGCACGACGCGCGGCCACGCGACGCTGAAACGGTAGGCGTTGACGCCCACAGAGGCGATCAGATCGAGGTCACTGTCCAAGCGGTGATAGTGGTCACAGGCCACGTCGCCGTTATCGCCATTCAAGACCTTGCCGGGCGTGGCGCAGAAGGTGTCCCAGATGCTGGGGCTGCGGCCGTCCTCGTGGGCCGCCCCCTCGATCTGGTAGCTGCTGGTGGCGACGCCCCAAGTGAAACGCGGCGGGAAGCTGTGGGGGTTGGGCTGGTTGGTGTTGGCAGTCATGGGTTCCTTGGGGAGGGGGAGGAGAGGGTTGGGGGCGAAACGAGTGTGGGGGCAGTTCCGGTTCAGGGCGAGGCCTTCAGCACCACCCGCGTCAGGCTCAGCGGCGGCAGGGTCAGTGACCCGCCGATTCTCAGCGCACGCGGCGGTCTGTCGGCATTTACGTCCGCATCGGTCACCGTCTTGGCCCCGATCACGGCAAAGCCGGGCAGTTGAAGGGTTAGGGGTCTGGCCTCCGATTGCGTGTTGATGGCGAACACGGTCAGGAGCTTGCCCTGCTGTGCGGCATGCACCCAGACGTCCGGGTCGTCGCTCGTGACGCCGAAGGTCTGCCCCCGGTAGTGCGCCAGTTCGCGGAAGGCGGCGTAGGCCATGCGCGGGAAACCAGCGCCGTCCAGCAGGCCGTGGTTGCCCGTCGCCATCAGCGAGAAGTAGGTGTTGAACACCGCGCCGCTCTCCGACAGGCGCAGCGCCGCCTCCGCCGCCCACAACCCGCCCACCGCGTCCGACAGGTGGGTGGCCCGGTCTGAGCGGTAAGACTGCGCGTACTCGGTCACGCCCTGCGCCAATGGCTTGCCGTGGCCCCTGGGATTGCTGGCCGGGTCTGCCCACAGCCTCTCGACGCGCCCGATGGTGTCCGTCACCTTGCGGATGCTGGCAAACGCCTCGGCGTCCGTGCCGTCGCCGTTCGAGGGGTACAGGTGCCACGTCAGCAGATCGAAGGCGTCGCCGCATTCCTGGATGGCCGCGTCCAGGTACGGGCCGGGATTGCTGACGGCTGGCCCGGCGATCTTCGCCGCAGGGTCAACCTTTAAGATGGCCGCCCGCTGCGCCCGCACCACGCCGCAATACTTCTGTGGCGTCCAGCTGGGATCACTGCGATTGGTGGCGTACAGATCCGGCTCGTTGCCGATCTCATAGTACGCGACGTTCAGGCCCAGCGCCTGGGCCATCCGCACCAGTTCGGCGGCGTCCTCGGGCGTGTTCCTGGCCGTCTCGCCCCCCAGATTGCCTGCCTCTCGTGAGAACACGCGGGTCTGCAGCATCAGCGGCGGCCGGCCCAGCAGCGTCCAGCTGGATTGGAGGGTCTGCAGGGCTTCGGGCGTGCGGTTCTGCTCGTCGCCGACGTTGCCGCCGGGCCAGCGCAACGCAGCGGGTTGCAGCGCGTTCAGCGCATCCGTTGCCTCCACCACTGGCATCCAGTTGCCCAGATTGAAGGCGCTGATGCTGGCGGGAAAGATCGGTTGCGGGGCCGTGCCAGACGGCGTGACCGTGGCCGCCTGCGCCGACAGCAGCAGGCCGAGGCTAAGGGCCAGCACCTGCTTCACCCTCAGTCCTTGACCGCGCCGCTGGTCAGGCCCGAGATCACCTGACGGCTGGCGAACAGAAAGAGGATCAGCAGCGGGATCACGGTCAGCACCACCATCATTAGGGTGGCGCCCCAGTCGGCGTTGATGTTTGCCGCCCCCCCGGTGATGCGCCGCAGCGACAGCGGCAGGGTCATGGTGCTGTCCTCGCTCAGGCGCATGATCAGCGCGCCCTTGAAGTTGTTCCACGAGCCCACGAAGGTCACCACGCCCAGCGTCGCCAGAATGGGGCGGATCAGCGGCAGCACCACTTTCATGTAGA
Protein-coding regions in this window:
- a CDS encoding glycoside hydrolase family 3 N-terminal domain-containing protein, which codes for MRRLLTAALVLAGVVGAQAVPRLTGAEAETRARAVLDTLTLDEKIGQVSMAHLFRFLEGGRSGPVAPNAGDIFSRLRPGATLNGGGDAPQPNTPRGWADALRGLDALGRQTLPGSVPAVFGTDAVHGVNNVPGATLYPHNLGLGAAFDPALTGEIARATAQDMRAMNMDWNFSPVADLGRDPRWGRFYETFGESPWLVADQVAAAVTGLQAGGVATTLKHFVGYGSPGLGRDRADAEISQKALHELYLPPFKAGIQAGAMSVMANSGSVNGIPVHASNAILTDLLRGELGFKGLVVSDWNDIDRLVTVYRTHADLVRATAASVNAGIDLYMVPNDVEQYAAALKEAVEGGQVSPARLDEAALRVLTFKAGLGLMDARPAGGGVLTDHRALARRAAAETLTLLENDQSLPLRKGRVLVTGPAMDSAAIGLGGWSVNWQGVGKGNVPDVPKVSTLATALKATAPVGVTVSALPDGKREALLKAAANADTIVVALGEAPAAESQANNPTLALPPAQVQLLRDVLGTGKPVVLVLMAGRPILLPEDLQSRLSAFVMAYLPGSEGGAALADALYGRAGFPGRLPFTWPGTLGEVGLTADRPPEGAGEAPLPLYPLGFGRDYTSFRTTDGQAVVTADGVRVSVTVQNTGKATGTGTYIVTASLPPAGTLEAVRRPVGVVRAALKPGESRTLSVAVPLERLEAFAGDAFGPVMGSVVPGPYIFQIGDETARVNLP
- a CDS encoding glycoside hydrolase family 43 protein; its protein translation is MTVRAVEPPTQTGVTVTNPVLRGFHPDPSIVRVGEDYYLATSTFQWFPGVAVYHSRDLVNWRPIAQPLARTALLDMRGNADSGGVWAPALSHDGERFHLIYTDVKSWGSREVFKDSHNSLTTAEHIEGPWSEPVYLNSSGFDPSLFHDTDGSTIVDSGGDGRKWLVNMRWDHRAGRNAFSGIVLQEYSPAGRRLIGPREVIFQGTQLGVTEAPHLFRRGGWYYLLTAEGGTSYEHAVTLARSRSLHGPYEVHPDNPVLTAVDAPGLPIQKSGHASFTNTPDGSWVLAYLCGRPLSERGECPLGRETALQSLVWGEDDWPRLASGGHHPQLQAELPALPPQPWPQPPARDEFDGPELRPEWMTLRAPAELVGVELTGQRLKLIGHESLNSRHRLALVGRRLQALEARFRTALSFEPEDFQQMAGVCAYYDSRNWVYLRLSRDETLGRTLALLQSENGEYRELLSEEVAVGDVDPVELGIVYAGGQFWFEYRVGGEDWQQVGDRLSAGLLSDEHCGGLSFTGTFLALTCQDLSGRSRAAEFHWAEYLERA
- a CDS encoding GH1 family beta-glucosidase; the encoded protein is MTANTNQPNPHSFPPRFTWGVATSSYQIEGAAHEDGRSPSIWDTFCATPGKVLNGDNGDVACDHYHRLDSDLDLIASVGVNAYRFSVAWPRVVPEGRGTPNPAGLDFYSRLVDGLLARGITPWLTLYHWDLPQVLQDAGGWPKRDTALALGDYAAVVTDALGDRVKHWITINEPWVAAFMGYGNGVHAPGHTDLAESFAASHHLLLAHGLALQAIRANVPGAKAGITLNLAAAYPATGSPEDQAAAWRQDGFANRWYLDPVFGRGYPQDMVERLGAASPQAQGLVRGSDLETIGAPTDFLGVNMYSRSVVADAPGEGFLDVRQLRVEGSEYTGFDWEVAPQSLTDLMLRLQRDYNPPALYITENGATYPDTVAEDGTVHDEERTRYFQQHLAALGAAITGGAKMAGYFAWSLMDNFEWAEGYDKRFGIVHVDFETQARTLKASGRWYRDFLARAQEGQPA